In the Ruminococcus sp. OA3 genome, one interval contains:
- a CDS encoding sugar phosphate isomerase/epimerase family protein: MVHSSCGKAATPKDHNRKERISEMKKNAIAMHSSVATSGNLVTNLRIAKEVGFDCVELTVIPMIKPYLEAGHSLEELAELTKDFDIAGIGWLPDIERQGEDFEKLMKEAREMFEIAHAIGAGGIECLTGPADVNAVRHFKNHEPYEGYQGLLGLPADKQMELLKKNVAALADLAMDYGLCLYLEPLGWTPVNKISQAYEIARTCGRDNVKCVIDTWHAYVAGDTPEEIACMDKHYIYGVHVSDSLEAEEGTVPDENMIRNCALGEGVVDYKSYCDAVRATGYDGWWNAELFSRRQMQMDPKEVARDIYAKLSRLAKG; the protein is encoded by the coding sequence ATGGTACATTCCAGCTGCGGCAAGGCGGCAACGCCGAAAGATCATAACAGGAAGGAAAGGATATCTGAAATGAAGAAAAATGCGATTGCAATGCACTCTTCGGTCGCGACCAGCGGCAATCTGGTGACGAATCTGAGGATAGCGAAAGAGGTTGGTTTTGACTGTGTTGAACTTACCGTGATTCCCATGATCAAACCATATCTTGAAGCGGGGCACTCATTAGAAGAACTGGCGGAATTAACAAAAGATTTTGATATCGCTGGGATTGGCTGGCTTCCGGATATTGAACGACAGGGGGAAGATTTTGAAAAGCTGATGAAGGAAGCCCGTGAAATGTTTGAAATCGCCCACGCCATTGGCGCCGGGGGAATCGAATGCCTGACAGGCCCTGCCGATGTAAATGCTGTCCGGCATTTTAAGAACCATGAACCGTATGAGGGATACCAGGGGCTTCTCGGGCTGCCTGCCGACAAACAGATGGAGCTGCTGAAAAAGAATGTTGCTGCGCTGGCGGATCTGGCCATGGATTATGGACTATGTCTGTATTTAGAGCCGCTCGGCTGGACACCTGTTAACAAAATATCACAGGCCTATGAGATAGCAAGGACCTGCGGGAGAGATAATGTAAAATGCGTGATCGATACGTGGCATGCCTATGTCGCCGGTGACACCCCGGAAGAAATAGCTTGTATGGATAAACACTATATTTACGGGGTCCATGTCAGTGATTCGCTTGAGGCAGAGGAGGGGACAGTTCCGGATGAAAATATGATCCGAAACTGTGCGCTTGGCGAAGGCGTCGTCGACTATAAGAGTTACTGCGACGCGGTGAGAGCGACGGGGTACGACGGATGGTGGAACGCCGAGTTATTCAGCCGCCGGCAGATGCAGATGGATCCGAAAGAGGTGGCGCGGGATATTTATGCCAAATTGAGCAGGCTGGCAAAAGGGTAA
- a CDS encoding Ig-like domain-containing protein: MKRMRSLAVLLSAVMLVTALPLDVSGASEDVVSGGEMILEQEEDEEIIETPESEDVVDTVLPKVESEVEEVPETSSVPVLDSRSGSVLKIGVGETKRLEIDGYNADECQWECKEDGVPEGWTYISGEVHWSNKEVTGNVYVASDAQLYVDSSSTINGNIYVYGQLYASSRLTVTDSINAYQYGSMMSSGVFDGEHGYVVGSIKASRMNITASALNPAFSVISEDNINSNKVAVVDAGGVVTGIKEGSATVVMTCNGESQKIFIEVHTYDKWVADKEPTCTETGSQSIHCSVCDAIKENSEEKIPLAAHTEVKDMAVLPTCTQPGKTEGIHCSVCNTVIKEQREIPVISHTYKFDKLTKATLTASGKIIRKCTACGRSATQILSYPKTITLSATKYTYNGKVMKPTVTVKGADGKVIHPANYSVTYSPGCKNAGTYNVIITFKANYSGKVTKSFTINKASQTLTASSHTKVFGNAPFFTGTKKTKGDGKLSFTSSNTKTATVSGTGKITIKGIGRTTITITAAATTNYNKATKAVTVTVNPKGTFISSVKNNSSGKMNIGWNKNAAVTGYQVQYATNTSFSGAKTLTINKNSTLSTSVSSLTKGKTYYVRIRTYKKVYSTTYYSSWSASKSIKIAIENPYLSKTSISLNAGTKYGLKLCDTTQKITWSSSNPSVAAVSSNGMVTGKKAGTATITAKIGSKIYTCKVTVKGSISVTVYWTPNGSVYHSTRECPSLARSKTIRSGSVSQSGKSRKCKVCY, translated from the coding sequence ATGAAGAGAATGAGAAGTCTTGCGGTATTATTGTCGGCGGTAATGCTGGTTACTGCTTTGCCACTGGATGTATCAGGAGCCAGTGAGGATGTTGTGTCGGGTGGAGAGATGATTCTGGAACAGGAGGAAGATGAGGAGATTATAGAAACTCCTGAGTCAGAAGATGTGGTTGATACTGTGCTTCCGAAGGTTGAGTCAGAAGTGGAGGAAGTTCCGGAAACTTCATCAGTTCCAGTTTTGGATAGTCGTTCCGGAAGTGTTTTGAAGATTGGAGTTGGTGAAACAAAGAGACTGGAAATTGATGGTTATAACGCAGATGAGTGTCAATGGGAATGTAAAGAGGATGGGGTACCAGAAGGATGGACTTATATTAGTGGAGAAGTACACTGGTCAAATAAGGAAGTAACAGGAAATGTATATGTTGCATCAGACGCCCAACTATATGTTGATTCATCCTCTACAATAAATGGAAATATATATGTTTATGGCCAATTATATGCGAGTTCCAGGTTAACAGTAACCGACAGCATCAACGCATACCAGTATGGGAGCATGATGTCGTCAGGTGTTTTTGATGGTGAACATGGCTATGTTGTTGGAAGCATTAAAGCAAGCCGTATGAATATAACTGCGAGCGCCTTGAATCCGGCTTTCAGTGTAATATCTGAAGATAATATTAACAGTAATAAGGTGGCAGTTGTTGACGCAGGAGGTGTTGTTACTGGAATAAAAGAGGGCAGTGCAACAGTGGTTATGACTTGTAATGGCGAGAGTCAAAAAATTTTTATAGAGGTACATACTTATGATAAATGGGTAGCAGATAAAGAACCGACCTGCACAGAAACCGGAAGTCAAAGCATTCATTGCAGCGTATGTGATGCAATAAAAGAAAACAGTGAAGAAAAAATTCCCCTTGCAGCTCACACGGAAGTAAAAGACATGGCAGTGTTACCGACCTGCACACAACCAGGAAAAACCGAAGGAATCCACTGTTCCGTCTGCAATACCGTCATAAAGGAGCAGCGAGAAATCCCTGTCATCAGCCATACCTACAAGTTCGACAAGCTCACAAAAGCAACGCTCACTGCAAGTGGTAAAATCATAAGAAAATGTACAGCCTGTGGTAGATCAGCAACGCAAATCCTCTCCTACCCGAAAACGATCACGCTTTCGGCTACAAAATATACTTATAATGGAAAGGTAATGAAACCGACCGTCACCGTAAAGGGCGCAGATGGAAAGGTAATCCATCCCGCGAACTACAGCGTTACGTATTCGCCAGGCTGTAAAAATGCGGGTACCTACAATGTGATCATCACTTTCAAAGCTAATTACAGTGGAAAAGTCACGAAAAGCTTTACAATCAATAAAGCGTCACAGACATTGACCGCATCCAGCCACACAAAAGTTTTTGGAAATGCACCATTTTTTACAGGAACTAAGAAGACAAAGGGTGACGGCAAATTAAGCTTTACCTCCAGCAATACGAAGACCGCGACGGTCTCAGGTACAGGAAAGATTACGATCAAAGGTATTGGAAGAACAACGATTACGATCACTGCGGCAGCGACAACGAATTATAATAAGGCTACGAAAGCAGTCACCGTGACGGTCAACCCAAAGGGGACGTTCATCTCGAGCGTTAAGAACAACTCATCCGGCAAAATGAATATCGGCTGGAATAAAAATGCAGCGGTTACCGGATATCAGGTTCAGTATGCCACGAATACCTCATTTTCAGGGGCAAAGACATTAACCATAAATAAGAACAGTACATTGAGCACGTCGGTTTCCAGCCTGACCAAAGGAAAAACATACTATGTTCGGATTCGCACCTATAAAAAGGTTTATAGTACTACTTATTATTCTTCATGGAGCGCGTCCAAAAGTATAAAGATTGCGATTGAAAATCCTTACCTTTCAAAGACATCAATTTCGCTCAACGCAGGCACAAAGTATGGGTTGAAACTGTGTGATACAACGCAAAAGATAACCTGGTCCTCGAGTAATCCATCGGTGGCCGCCGTCTCGTCAAATGGCATGGTGACCGGAAAGAAGGCAGGAACAGCAACAATAACCGCGAAAATCGGAAGCAAAATATACACATGTAAAGTGACCGTAAAGGGGAGCATCAGCGTGACGGTTTACTGGACACCGAATGGGTCAGTATATCATTCCACCAGAGAGTGCCCGTCACTTGCAAGATCTAAGACAATCAGGAGCGGATCCGTTTCACAGAGTGGAAAGAGCAGAAAATGTAAGGTTTGTTATTAG
- a CDS encoding DUF6483 family protein: protein MYEQDYVMRLNRDVIRTIVKLIFNKDIEPGMDLISQVLKSEDSRMLDLVYGQVDLGNIEEAENDIFQQLVNKDDRALEKALLFYFYLNEKNDEFLLEHHYDREKIQSGLKNIASQFGILDIVSLLVM from the coding sequence ATGTATGAACAGGATTATGTTATGCGGTTGAACAGGGATGTTATAAGAACAATTGTCAAATTGATTTTTAACAAAGACATAGAGCCGGGAATGGATTTGATATCTCAAGTTTTAAAAAGTGAAGATAGTAGAATGCTTGATCTTGTCTATGGTCAGGTAGACTTGGGTAATATAGAAGAGGCAGAAAATGATATATTTCAGCAGCTTGTAAACAAGGATGATCGTGCGCTGGAAAAAGCATTGTTGTTTTACTTCTATTTGAACGAGAAAAACGATGAATTCCTTCTCGAGCATCATTATGATAGAGAAAAGATTCAGTCAGGGCTGAAAAATATTGCCTCACAGTTTGGAATATTGGATATAGTCAGTTTACTTGTAATGTGA
- a CDS encoding BlaI/MecI/CopY family transcriptional regulator, whose translation MKNLYPKEEEIMYAIWDIGHPCAISEIMKKHPELKRNTVAKVITILEHKGYLKVDSIVKTTTRTGRAYTPIISKKEYEEQKELLKNIVESSNIQSGILKYCMTLVNKQDVSEEFFKEVDKLLESLKNQEE comes from the coding sequence GTGAAAAATTTATACCCTAAGGAAGAAGAAATAATGTATGCTATATGGGATATTGGACACCCATGTGCAATATCTGAAATTATGAAAAAGCATCCTGAGTTAAAAAGAAATACTGTAGCAAAAGTAATCACTATCCTTGAACACAAAGGATATCTTAAGGTTGATTCTATTGTTAAAACGACAACGCGAACTGGACGTGCATATACCCCGATTATATCCAAAAAAGAATATGAAGAGCAAAAAGAATTGTTGAAAAACATTGTTGAAAGTTCTAATATTCAATCTGGTATTCTTAAATACTGTATGACACTCGTTAATAAACAAGATGTAAGTGAAGAATTTTTCAAAGAAGTGGATAAGTTATTAGAATCCCTAAAAAATCAGGAGGAATAA
- a CDS encoding ABC transporter ATP-binding protein → MALLEVQNLKKVYTTRFGGNPVQALSNVSFSVEKGEFVAIMGESGSGKTTLLNILAMLDSPTSGEVLLNGKSSDSIREAEISAYRRDHLGFVFQDFNLLDTFSLRDNIYLPLVLAGKYYKEMERRLDPIAKELGIEELLPKYPYEVSGGQKQRAAVARALITRPELILADEPTGALDSKASRGLLKTFRHINEAGQTILMVTHSVRAASNASRVLFIKDGEVFHQIYKASSTSEEMYQKITDAQSVIMTGGDERELSRSECRMGGNHE, encoded by the coding sequence ATGGCATTATTAGAAGTGCAGAATTTAAAGAAAGTATATACGACGCGTTTCGGGGGGAATCCCGTGCAGGCGCTTTCCAATGTATCTTTTTCAGTGGAAAAAGGAGAATTTGTAGCGATTATGGGGGAATCAGGATCGGGAAAAACGACATTGCTGAACATTCTGGCGATGCTGGACTCCCCGACGAGCGGAGAGGTATTGCTGAATGGAAAAAGCAGTGATTCGATCAGGGAAGCTGAGATCTCGGCATACCGGCGGGATCATCTGGGATTTGTATTTCAGGATTTCAACCTGCTGGATACGTTTTCACTCCGGGATAATATCTATCTGCCGCTGGTGCTGGCGGGAAAATACTACAAGGAGATGGAACGGAGGCTGGACCCGATCGCAAAAGAGCTGGGGATTGAGGAGCTGTTGCCAAAGTATCCTTATGAGGTGTCAGGAGGTCAAAAGCAGCGGGCGGCGGTGGCCAGGGCACTGATCACCAGGCCGGAACTGATCCTGGCTGATGAACCGACAGGGGCGCTCGACTCAAAAGCCAGCCGGGGACTGCTGAAGACATTCCGGCATATCAACGAAGCCGGACAGACAATACTGATGGTGACACATTCCGTGCGTGCTGCCAGCAATGCCTCACGTGTGCTTTTCATTAAAGACGGAGAAGTGTTTCATCAGATTTATAAAGCGTCCAGCACGTCCGAAGAGATGTATCAGAAAATCACTGACGCTCAGTCTGTGATCATGACGGGCGGTGATGAGAGGGAACTGAGCCGCAGCGAGTGCAGAATGGGAGGTAATCATGAATAG
- a CDS encoding ABC transporter permease — MNRRGLYRKLARTNIKKNTRTYLPYIAACIMTVAMFYNMYFLAGNSATSSGSLRSMLEMGKWLVGIFSFFFLFYTNSFLVKRRKKEFGLYNILGLEKRHIAKVMLWETLYTALAGVGLGLVFGILFSKLMILLLYRILRFDIAYGFSVSPDGLIVTAVFFLLLFLLILLNGLRQVHTASPIELLHGTEVGEKEPGTKWVLAVIGVLCLGGGYYIAIATENPLAALTWFFFAVLLVIIGTYCLFTAGSIAILKMLRKNKAYYYKTSHFVSVSGMIYRMKQNAAGLATICILCTMVLVMISSTVSLYSGMDDLLDTRFAHDVTVTADYRPGDGFDREQQLQKVKEAAGQSACTDINTQDYMKLYFPLVKTGDGFTADEEAFSGVSDMISFYALTQEDFERIGGEQLKLSNGVAVFDSTESVQDTFELFGEKFPVEEKLDSIPQGGALQDVVQAVCVVVPDEEMLQKLYELKIQAFGDDQGTGMNYIIGLDMNGSKEEKMACADLVRTAVSQDADQSYSSYVESKQQSEADFYETYGGLFFLGIFLGALFVMATVLIIYYKQISEGYDDAGKYEIMQKVGMSRQEVKASIRSQVLSVFFLPLLMAGVHIAFAFPIISRLLALMNLTNTSLFALCTVITLVIFAVFYAIVYALTARTYYRIVKA; from the coding sequence ATGAATAGGCGGGGATTATACCGGAAACTGGCCCGTACGAATATAAAAAAGAATACAAGGACATATCTGCCGTATATAGCAGCCTGTATTATGACGGTCGCCATGTTTTACAACATGTATTTTCTGGCTGGCAATTCAGCCACAAGCAGCGGAAGCCTGAGATCCATGCTTGAAATGGGGAAATGGCTGGTCGGGATTTTTTCCTTTTTCTTTTTGTTCTACACGAACAGTTTTCTGGTTAAGCGCAGGAAGAAAGAGTTTGGACTTTATAATATATTAGGACTGGAAAAACGTCATATTGCAAAAGTAATGCTCTGGGAAACATTGTATACCGCACTGGCGGGAGTTGGCCTGGGACTGGTGTTCGGTATCCTGTTCAGCAAGCTGATGATTCTGCTGTTGTACCGTATTCTCCGTTTTGATATTGCGTATGGTTTTTCCGTATCTCCAGACGGGCTGATTGTGACAGCTGTCTTTTTCCTGCTCCTTTTCCTGCTGATCCTGCTGAACGGTCTTCGTCAGGTCCACACGGCAAGCCCGATTGAGCTGCTTCACGGAACTGAGGTCGGTGAGAAAGAACCAGGGACAAAGTGGGTGCTGGCTGTCATCGGAGTATTGTGTCTGGGTGGAGGCTATTACATTGCGATCGCGACGGAAAATCCGCTGGCGGCCCTCACATGGTTCTTTTTTGCGGTTCTTCTCGTCATCATCGGAACCTACTGCCTCTTCACTGCCGGGAGTATCGCAATACTGAAAATGCTGCGCAAGAATAAGGCTTACTATTATAAAACCAGTCATTTTGTGTCGGTGTCAGGAATGATTTACCGGATGAAACAGAATGCGGCAGGTCTTGCCACGATCTGTATTCTCTGCACCATGGTGCTCGTCATGATCTCCTCCACGGTGTCGCTGTACAGCGGAATGGATGATCTGCTGGACACGCGCTTTGCACATGACGTGACGGTGACGGCTGATTACCGGCCGGGAGACGGGTTCGACAGAGAACAGCAGCTGCAGAAAGTGAAAGAGGCGGCCGGCCAGTCCGCATGTACAGATATAAACACCCAGGACTATATGAAACTCTATTTCCCTCTTGTGAAAACGGGTGACGGGTTTACGGCAGATGAGGAAGCGTTTTCTGGTGTTTCAGACATGATATCTTTCTATGCTCTTACCCAGGAAGATTTTGAACGTATAGGGGGAGAACAGCTGAAGCTGTCGAATGGAGTGGCAGTATTCGATTCGACAGAATCAGTGCAGGATACCTTCGAGCTTTTCGGAGAAAAATTCCCTGTTGAAGAGAAGCTCGATTCGATACCACAGGGAGGAGCGCTGCAGGATGTTGTGCAGGCCGTCTGCGTAGTGGTTCCGGATGAGGAGATGCTGCAGAAACTTTATGAACTGAAGATACAGGCATTTGGCGATGATCAGGGGACTGGAATGAACTATATCATCGGTTTGGATATGAACGGCAGCAAAGAGGAGAAAATGGCATGTGCGGATCTGGTAAGAACTGCGGTCAGTCAGGATGCGGATCAATCCTACTCCTCTTATGTGGAATCCAAGCAGCAGTCGGAGGCGGATTTTTATGAGACATACGGGGGGCTGTTCTTCCTTGGGATATTTCTGGGGGCGCTGTTTGTGATGGCGACAGTGTTGATCATCTATTATAAACAGATATCTGAGGGATATGATGACGCAGGAAAGTACGAGATCATGCAGAAGGTGGGCATGAGCAGGCAGGAAGTCAAAGCATCCATCCGTTCGCAGGTTTTGAGCGTGTTCTTTCTTCCGCTTTTGATGGCTGGCGTGCATATTGCTTTTGCATTTCCCATTATTTCACGCCTGCTGGCACTCATGAACCTCACAAACACTTCGCTGTTTGCACTGTGCACCGTTATCACACTGGTTATTTTTGCTGTTTTTTATGCCATCGTCTATGCGCTGACGGCCAGAACCTATTATCGGATCGTGAAAGCGTAG